The genomic window CGACGTGAGAGAACGGGAGGGGCGGATCGAGATCGCGCCCGCGCCGACTCCGATGCGCCTGCGACGCGGGAAGCACGGCGTCGCGGCCGTTCCGAAGTCGAAGCTCCCGCCCCTGACGGACGATCTCGTCCGCGATACGCTGGAGCGGACCCGCCGTTGATCGCCCTGGATACGAGCGTCGTCGTGGCGGCATTCGCGAGCTGGCACGAGGCCCATTCGCGCGCCTCCGCGGTCCTCGCCCGGAGACCGCGCCTTCCCGCGCACGTCTTGATCGAAACCTATTCCGTTCTCACTCGCCTCCCGCCGCCGCATCGAGCTCCGGCCGCGGTCGTCGATGAATTTCTGCAGACGACCTTTCCCCTGCCGCCGCTCGCGCTTCCGGGGGGCGCCCATCGGTCCCTCGTAGGGATCGCGGCGGCGGCCGGCATCGCGGGAGGCGCGGTTTACGATGCCCTCGTCGCTCTTACGGCGAAACGGGCGAAGGCGAAGCTCCTGACTTTCGATCGACGCGCCGTTCCCGCTTACGAGGCGGTCGGCGTCGATTACGAATTTCTCGAATGAAACACGCCGGACAGCGATGACGCTTCAATGACTCTCAAGACCGGCATCCGTCTGGGCCCGTACGAGGTCCTCTCCCCCATCGGCGCGGGCGGCATGGGAGAAGTCTACAAAGCTCGCGACACGAAGCTCGACCGGGACGTCGCCATCAAGATCCTGCCGGAAGGGCTCGCTTCGGACGCCGACGCGCTCGCCCGCTTCGAGCGCGAGGCCAAGGCGGTCGCGGCCCTGAATCATCCGAACATTCTCGGGATCTACGACTTCGGGCGCGAAGGTGCGATCGCGTACGCCGCCATGGAGCTCCTCGAAGGGGAATCGCTCCGCGAGCGGCTCGAGGCCGGGGCGATCCCGGTCCGGAAGACGCTCGATTACGCGCACCAGATGGCGATCGGGCTTTCCGCCGCGCACGAGCGCGGGATCGTCCACCGGGACCTGAAGCCCGAGAACGTCTTCTTGACGAGCGACGGGCGCGTGAAGATCCTCGATTTCGGGCTCGCGAAGCGGATCGGCGGCGTCCGCGAGGACGAGGCCACGAGCGCGCCGACGATGTCGCATCGCACCGATCCGGGGACCGTGATGGGGACGGTCGGCTACATGTCGCCGGAGCAGGTGCGAGGGCTCGCCGTGGACGCCCGATCCGACGTTTTCGCGTTCGGTGCGATTCTCTTCGAGATGCTCTCGGGAAAGCGCGCGTTCCGGCGCGACACCGCGAG from Thermoanaerobaculia bacterium includes these protein-coding regions:
- a CDS encoding AbrB/MazE/SpoVT family DNA-binding domain-containing protein, producing the protein MITTIDSAGRIVIPKALRDRLGLGPGEAIDVREREGRIEIAPAPTPMRLRRGKHGVAAVPKSKLPPLTDDLVRDTLERTRR
- a CDS encoding PIN domain-containing protein — encoded protein: MIALDTSVVVAAFASWHEAHSRASAVLARRPRLPAHVLIETYSVLTRLPPPHRAPAAVVDEFLQTTFPLPPLALPGGAHRSLVGIAAAAGIAGGAVYDALVALTAKRAKAKLLTFDRRAVPAYEAVGVDYEFLE